In one Acidobacteriota bacterium genomic region, the following are encoded:
- a CDS encoding 4Fe-4S binding protein — protein sequence MPYQVTEKCLKCGYCVERCPEGAIIADEKIEFERWTLQPVHIDAGLCTDCGTCVSEEWWCPAQAIVPA from the coding sequence ATGCCGTATCAAGTGACCGAAAAATGCCTCAAGTGCGGCTATTGCGTCGAGCGCTGCCCCGAGGGCGCGATCATCGCGGACGAAAAGATCGAATTCGAGAGATGGACCCTGCAGCCCGTGCACATCGACGCCGGCCTATGCACCGACTGCGGCACCTGCGTCTCGGAAGAGTGGTGGTGTCCGGCCCAGGCCATCGTCCCGGCCTGA